The genome window CGTTTGTCCATAGCTTTCCGCAGTCTGGGGTTAGTTCGCTCGGATTATGTCATCGAGACTTGGCGGAGAAAAGGTGATAGCCGCGAAACAAGGGCAATCTAGAAAGACCCGCGAGCCGATGCTGCGATGATGGAGTCTCGGTCGGCCAGCCGTGGCGGCGCTGGCGCCCGGGCAGAATTCGGGCATTCCCCGGCGATTTTGTCAGGCGGTCTCAGACGATAATGCTCGTCAGGCTTTGAAAGCCGGGGTCGGAGCGGATGGGGTCGAAGTCGGATTCCTTTTCGGCGAGTTGACGGAATTGCGGATCCATCGAGAAGGCTTGCGTCAGGTATTGGAGCGCCAGAGGCGCGTTGCCCGCCAGGCTCCAATAGCAGGCCAGATTGTAATGG of Pirellulales bacterium contains these proteins:
- a CDS encoding tetratricopeptide repeat protein; translation: LKKAGEAEPTNLETWLALGWCYKRIGRIDLAIDALDQALSVDPQRALLHYNLACYWSLAGNAPLALQYLTQAFSMDPQFRQLAEKESDFDPIRSDPGFQSLTSIIV